The candidate division KSB1 bacterium genome includes a region encoding these proteins:
- a CDS encoding oxidoreductase — protein MYGKRLLFLTCIGSLFIVCKNSRQTEAMFTLMTLDPGHFHAALVQKTMYPQVSPQVYVYAPDGDELYEHLRRIESYNSRPENPTRWQEIVYRGDDYLQKLLQEKPGNVLVTAGNNRRKAEYIKAAVDAGIHVLADKPLCIDAQGFELIKEAFASAEKKGVLLYDIMTERYEITTILQKRLSGIPDVFGELLTGTPDEPAITKESVHHFFKYVSGAPLKRPAWFFDTTQQGEGLVDVTTHLIDLIQWECFPEQILDYRNDVEILRARRWPTILTPAQFKQVTHLDDYPDYLKPYVSDGNLVVFSNGEIVYRLKNIHAKVSVLWNFQAPEGGGDTHFSIMRGSKADLIIRQGKAENYRPELYVRPNSKALTAEFEKALQAAIEKLANEYPGLGLERGNDEWRVLVPDKYRVGHEAHFAQVMEKFLSYLQAGKLPDWEVPNMIAKYYTTTAALQKALMEN, from the coding sequence ATGTACGGCAAACGATTACTTTTTCTGACATGCATCGGCAGTCTGTTCATCGTCTGCAAGAATTCCCGGCAAACCGAGGCGATGTTTACTCTTATGACGCTCGATCCCGGCCACTTTCACGCGGCACTGGTGCAGAAAACCATGTATCCGCAGGTTTCCCCTCAAGTCTATGTCTATGCGCCGGACGGCGACGAACTATACGAGCATCTACGCCGCATCGAATCTTATAACTCGCGGCCGGAGAATCCCACGCGTTGGCAGGAAATCGTCTATCGAGGCGATGACTATTTGCAGAAACTTTTGCAGGAAAAGCCGGGGAACGTGCTGGTGACTGCCGGCAACAACCGCCGAAAAGCGGAATACATTAAAGCCGCCGTCGACGCCGGAATTCACGTTTTGGCGGACAAACCGTTGTGCATCGACGCCCAAGGGTTCGAGCTGATCAAAGAGGCGTTCGCATCTGCAGAAAAAAAAGGCGTGCTGCTTTACGACATCATGACTGAACGCTACGAAATTACGACCATTCTGCAAAAGCGCTTGTCCGGCATACCGGATGTTTTTGGCGAACTGCTGACAGGAACGCCGGACGAACCCGCTATAACCAAAGAAAGCGTGCACCACTTTTTCAAGTATGTTTCCGGCGCGCCGCTCAAACGGCCGGCCTGGTTCTTTGACACCACCCAGCAGGGCGAAGGCCTCGTCGACGTAACGACGCATCTGATCGATCTGATTCAGTGGGAATGCTTTCCGGAACAGATTTTGGACTATCGAAACGATGTCGAGATCTTACGCGCGCGCCGTTGGCCGACCATCTTGACTCCTGCTCAGTTCAAGCAGGTCACTCATCTGGACGATTATCCTGACTACCTAAAGCCTTATGTCAGCGACGGAAATCTGGTTGTATTCAGCAACGGCGAGATCGTTTATCGCCTAAAAAACATCCATGCCAAAGTGTCGGTACTTTGGAATTTTCAGGCTCCCGAAGGCGGAGGCGACACCCATTTTTCCATCATGCGCGGCAGTAAAGCGGATTTAATCATTCGTCAAGGCAAAGCGGAAAATTATCGCCCCGAATTGTATGTGCGTCCCAATTCAAAAGCTTTAACGGCAGAATTCGAAAAGGCCCTGCAGGCGGCGATCGAAAAGCTGGCCAACGAATATCCTGGCCTTGGTCTCGAACGCGGTAATGACGAGTGGCGGGTCCTTGTGCCCGACAAATATCGCGTCGGCCATGAAGCCCATTTCGCGCAGGTGATGGAAAAGTTCCTCAGTTATCTTCAGGCGGGAAAATTGCCGGACTGGGAAGTCCCGAACATGATCGCCAAGTATTACACAACAACGGCGGCGCTGCAGAAAGCTCTTATGGAAAACTAA
- a CDS encoding ABC-F family ATP-binding cassette domain-containing protein: protein MRQLLRGIDWAIPQGSRAALVGPNGAGKTTLCRILTGEIRPDRGNILKPKDYRIGYLPQEEIDQRDQPILDCVIAGKEEALKLAERMEELRRQLQANPSEELIAQLGEIEHRFQALDGYKIETQAKAVLSGLGFKPDDFNRSLHEFSGGKRMRVYLARLLLMNPDLLLLDEPTNHLDIASLEWLEEYLSDFRGSVVVISHDRFFIDRIAQKIYELYNGRLKGYTGNYHAYERQKAFERETALKQSLLVVKERKKQQEFIDRFRYKATKARQVQSRIKALEKLQDVELETAPKSYRIRLQAAEESYHDIIHLRNVWFRYDRDWVLRNISLDLYRGQKAALVGENGVGKTTLAKLMAGFLSPQQGYVQLGRRVTVGYYAQHQTEALDLSLTVIDQVLGFCAEEQIQHVRNLLGLFGFHGDDVFKPIAVLSGGEKARVSLCRFLLSPANFLIMDEPTNHLDMASREALEEALSSYDGTLLLISHDRYFLDKIVNRVFELRDGELHQYEGNYSDYLRLRRPLPESPPPERNEKTSSPGYKSKEEKRREAEARQAVSKRRNELTTLINQFETEIMQQEARREEVERLLADPQTYKDGARVASLARELNLIKVKIDELYAQWGATQNELEELLRSLP, encoded by the coding sequence GTGCGACAACTTTTGCGCGGCATTGATTGGGCTATTCCCCAAGGAAGTCGAGCCGCGCTTGTCGGGCCGAACGGCGCAGGTAAAACCACGCTCTGCCGGATTCTGACGGGTGAAATCCGACCCGATCGGGGGAACATCCTCAAACCGAAAGACTATCGTATCGGCTATTTGCCGCAAGAAGAGATCGATCAACGCGACCAACCCATTCTCGACTGCGTCATAGCAGGCAAAGAGGAAGCGCTAAAGCTTGCCGAAAGGATGGAGGAGCTTCGCCGACAATTACAGGCGAATCCCAGTGAGGAGCTGATTGCGCAGTTGGGAGAGATCGAGCACCGATTCCAGGCACTCGACGGCTACAAGATCGAAACGCAGGCCAAGGCCGTACTCAGCGGCCTCGGCTTCAAACCGGACGATTTCAATCGTTCTTTACACGAGTTCAGCGGCGGCAAGCGAATGCGCGTCTATTTGGCCAGGCTGCTGCTGATGAATCCCGATCTCCTGCTTCTCGACGAGCCGACGAATCATTTGGATATCGCTTCTTTGGAGTGGCTGGAAGAGTATCTCTCAGATTTTCGCGGCAGCGTGGTCGTCATCTCGCACGATCGCTTTTTTATCGACCGCATCGCACAAAAAATCTACGAGCTTTATAACGGACGACTAAAGGGCTACACGGGCAACTATCATGCTTATGAACGGCAAAAGGCCTTCGAACGGGAGACCGCCCTTAAGCAATCGCTCTTGGTCGTAAAAGAGCGAAAAAAGCAGCAGGAGTTTATCGACCGTTTCCGCTATAAAGCAACCAAGGCGCGTCAAGTTCAAAGCCGCATCAAGGCGTTGGAAAAACTACAGGATGTCGAGCTGGAAACAGCTCCCAAGAGCTATCGGATCAGACTGCAGGCCGCCGAGGAAAGTTATCACGACATTATTCATTTGCGGAATGTTTGGTTTCGCTACGATCGCGATTGGGTGTTGAGAAATATCTCACTCGACCTCTATCGCGGACAAAAGGCGGCGCTGGTGGGGGAAAACGGCGTCGGCAAGACGACGCTGGCCAAGCTGATGGCCGGATTTTTATCGCCGCAGCAGGGTTACGTACAGCTCGGCAGGAGAGTGACCGTCGGTTACTATGCCCAGCATCAGACCGAGGCTCTCGATCTTTCATTGACGGTCATCGATCAGGTGCTCGGCTTTTGCGCCGAAGAACAGATTCAACACGTTCGCAACCTGCTCGGCTTGTTCGGATTTCACGGCGACGACGTTTTTAAACCGATCGCCGTTCTTTCCGGAGGGGAAAAGGCGCGCGTCTCGCTTTGTCGCTTCCTTCTCTCGCCGGCCAATTTTCTTATTATGGACGAGCCGACCAATCACCTGGATATGGCTTCCCGCGAGGCTTTGGAAGAAGCCTTGTCCTCTTACGACGGTACGCTGTTGCTCATCTCTCACGACCGCTATTTCCTCGACAAAATCGTCAATCGTGTGTTCGAGCTTCGCGATGGCGAGCTGCATCAATACGAAGGCAACTATAGCGACTATTTGCGGCTCCGCCGGCCGCTTCCCGAATCGCCACCCCCCGAGCGTAATGAAAAAACATCATCCCCCGGATATAAATCCAAGGAAGAAAAGCGTCGGGAAGCTGAAGCCCGGCAGGCTGTATCAAAGCGGCGTAATGAACTAACGACGTTGATCAACCAATTTGAAACTGAAATCATGCAGCAAGAAGCACGTCGAGAAGAGGTGGAGCGACTTTTGGCCGATCCGCAGACCTATAAAGACGGCGCTCGGGTTGCATCTTTGGCTCGTGAATTGAATCTTATTAAAGTAAAAATCGATGAATTGTATGCGCAATGGGGCGCAACCCAAAACGAATTGGAAGAACTGTTACGCTCTCTGCCTTAA
- a CDS encoding PEGA domain-containing protein, producing the protein MKKVLLFTFLFFVILLSCKGRVTVDEAYNAIRPVKQLELPSQIAENLVVEIKNVADPRSSYKNRVELYLNDRPIDPDWLVSNIQNTFVYKFRLRPGYYKLRAVYIANIGWGEEEYPILSEDLIRVQHDKRTVVTAEIVKKPNGEPVNRTMYFTARMESLEMEYVPTGATESDFPPDEGSGQVLLQINTVPEHAQIIIDDKVVGQSPLRTPVSRASGHVLQVSSPGYRTKTIYLDQTKFGNKEIYHVIAELEKE; encoded by the coding sequence ATGAAAAAAGTTCTCTTGTTCACTTTTCTTTTTTTCGTGATTTTGTTGAGCTGTAAAGGCCGAGTAACGGTTGATGAGGCTTACAACGCCATTCGCCCGGTCAAGCAATTGGAATTGCCTTCCCAGATCGCTGAAAACCTTGTAGTCGAAATTAAAAACGTAGCGGATCCCAGAAGCAGCTATAAAAACCGCGTCGAGCTCTATTTGAACGATCGACCGATCGATCCCGATTGGCTGGTTTCCAACATTCAAAATACCTTTGTCTACAAGTTCCGCCTCCGACCCGGATATTACAAGCTGCGCGCGGTCTATATTGCCAACATCGGCTGGGGGGAGGAAGAATATCCGATTTTGAGCGAAGACCTCATTCGGGTGCAGCATGACAAACGGACCGTAGTGACTGCCGAGATCGTCAAAAAGCCGAACGGCGAGCCGGTCAATCGCACCATGTATTTCACCGCCCGCATGGAGTCGCTGGAGATGGAATACGTCCCAACCGGCGCAACCGAAAGCGATTTTCCGCCGGATGAAGGTTCCGGCCAGGTCCTGCTGCAGATCAATACTGTACCGGAGCACGCTCAAATCATCATAGACGACAAAGTGGTCGGTCAGTCTCCGTTGCGGACGCCGGTGAGCCGAGCATCCGGCCATGTGCTGCAGGTTTCCTCGCCGGGATATCGCACCAAAACCATCTATCTTGATCAGACGAAATTCGGCAACAAGGAGATCTATCACGTCATTGCCGAGCTTGAAAAAGAATAG
- a CDS encoding NUDIX hydrolase, producing MTTRIRPADWKDVLHSELHAPWLHANEVIELCEKYGPTDFYRAKLQVGRQYFYGLQQIYYEKRDRRGEVVLIIRSSQNRILLHTKPFYPPNTFRLPTGGIKPNETVLQALHRELAEETSFSPLFIHFRGLVLSSIVCARRKMGLCSYLFEVVTEGTQPRPLDSSENISGYEWVPRPYLAKVIEQLESFTIERWRHWGEYRAVAHRIAAGLSHPSRKRSGAERRLKNDPK from the coding sequence ATGACGACGCGGATTAGGCCGGCCGACTGGAAGGACGTGCTGCACTCAGAGCTTCATGCCCCATGGCTGCATGCCAATGAAGTGATCGAGTTGTGCGAAAAATACGGGCCAACCGATTTTTATCGCGCCAAGCTGCAGGTGGGCAGGCAATATTTTTACGGCTTACAGCAAATTTATTATGAAAAAAGGGACAGAAGGGGCGAGGTTGTCCTAATCATCCGTAGCAGCCAGAACCGCATACTGCTCCATACCAAGCCGTTCTATCCGCCGAACACCTTTCGTTTACCGACCGGAGGAATCAAACCGAACGAAACCGTCCTGCAGGCTCTGCATCGTGAACTCGCCGAAGAGACTTCTTTCTCGCCTCTCTTTATCCACTTTCGCGGCCTTGTACTTTCCTCGATAGTTTGCGCACGACGAAAAATGGGACTATGCTCCTATCTGTTCGAGGTTGTTACGGAAGGCACTCAGCCGCGGCCGCTTGATTCGAGCGAGAATATCAGCGGTTATGAATGGGTGCCGAGACCCTATTTGGCAAAAGTAATCGAACAATTGGAGAGCTTTACCATCGAGCGTTGGCGTCATTGGGGCGAATACCGCGCCGTTGCCCATCGCATAGCCGCAGGCCTCAGCCATCCAAGCCGTAAACGATCGGGGGCTGAAAGGCGTCTTAAGAACGACCCAAAATAG
- a CDS encoding DNA topoisomerase I, which produces MLKQLIHRGVLVPEPPPYQGLTIKIDGKPHKLTPKQEEMALAWVKKLGTPYVQDLVFVKNFMADFSRALGFEKPLQIDQIDFSEVIEFVAAEKAKREAMSKEERKALAAQRKALREQLKEQYGYAIADGERIELATYMTEPSGIFMGRGKHPLRGRWKEGAQKKDVTLNLSPDAEIDPSEWKEIVWQPDSLWVARWEDKLSGKLKYIWLHDNTPIKQRREAQKFDKAIELAGKIEAVREHIAKGLTDPDPKIRKIATACALIDHLCLRVGDEKDPDEADTVGATTLRPEHLKFHDDGTVEFKFLGKDSVLWHKRIPLPPQVVENLKELVAQARPSASAKNNKKHPAYNKPQIFPDVSSRNVNAFLSKAMPGLTAKVFRTHHATQVVSRSLAASDVDADDPEYVKWAAATKANTEAAILCNHTRQAPKNWAERRKRFKEREKALSARLKQIQEQLKAANEALKQLKKEASQKKKEAGKNKEKLVERYRKKIETLQKKIETLQDREEKANFALGKLRAQMTIAMENREWNLTTSQKSYIDPRVYYNWGLQVNYDVLEKYYSRTLRTKFQWVKEQEYNEDAEKEEDDDAD; this is translated from the coding sequence ATGCTCAAGCAGCTTATTCATAGGGGCGTTCTTGTACCGGAACCGCCTCCTTATCAGGGTCTGACGATTAAAATCGACGGCAAACCGCACAAATTGACACCCAAGCAGGAAGAAATGGCATTAGCGTGGGTGAAAAAGCTCGGCACGCCGTATGTGCAGGATTTGGTTTTCGTCAAAAACTTTATGGCCGATTTCAGCCGCGCCTTGGGATTCGAAAAGCCGCTGCAGATCGATCAGATCGATTTCAGCGAGGTCATCGAGTTTGTTGCCGCCGAAAAAGCCAAACGCGAAGCTATGAGCAAAGAGGAGCGCAAAGCTTTGGCGGCGCAGCGAAAGGCTTTGCGCGAACAGCTCAAAGAACAATACGGCTATGCCATTGCCGACGGCGAACGGATTGAACTGGCGACCTACATGACTGAGCCGTCCGGCATTTTTATGGGACGAGGCAAACATCCCTTGCGCGGCCGCTGGAAAGAGGGCGCACAGAAAAAAGACGTTACCCTCAACTTGAGTCCGGACGCCGAAATCGATCCGTCGGAATGGAAAGAAATCGTTTGGCAGCCCGATAGCCTGTGGGTAGCGCGCTGGGAAGACAAGCTTTCAGGAAAGCTCAAATACATTTGGCTGCACGACAACACGCCGATCAAGCAAAGACGCGAGGCGCAAAAATTCGACAAGGCCATCGAGCTGGCGGGAAAAATCGAGGCGGTGCGGGAGCATATAGCCAAAGGACTTACGGATCCTGACCCGAAAATTCGCAAAATTGCCACCGCCTGCGCGTTGATCGATCATCTTTGCCTGCGCGTCGGCGACGAAAAGGACCCGGATGAAGCGGATACGGTCGGCGCCACCACACTGCGTCCTGAACACCTAAAGTTTCATGATGACGGCACCGTAGAGTTTAAATTTTTAGGCAAAGACTCGGTTCTTTGGCATAAGCGCATTCCATTACCGCCGCAGGTCGTCGAAAATCTAAAGGAATTGGTAGCCCAGGCGAGGCCTTCGGCTTCGGCAAAAAACAATAAAAAGCATCCTGCCTACAACAAGCCGCAGATTTTCCCGGATGTCAGCAGCCGCAATGTCAACGCCTTTCTGTCAAAGGCCATGCCGGGATTGACCGCCAAGGTGTTCCGTACACATCACGCCACTCAGGTCGTCAGTCGTTCACTGGCCGCTTCCGATGTCGATGCCGATGATCCGGAATATGTAAAATGGGCTGCGGCAACAAAGGCCAACACCGAAGCGGCGATCCTCTGCAATCACACCCGCCAGGCGCCGAAGAACTGGGCTGAACGCCGCAAGCGCTTTAAAGAACGGGAAAAAGCCCTTTCCGCACGATTGAAGCAGATCCAGGAACAGCTAAAAGCCGCAAACGAGGCGTTGAAACAGCTGAAAAAAGAGGCGTCGCAAAAGAAAAAAGAAGCCGGCAAGAACAAAGAAAAACTTGTCGAGCGCTATCGAAAAAAGATCGAGACCCTGCAGAAAAAGATCGAAACGCTTCAAGATCGCGAAGAAAAAGCGAACTTTGCCTTGGGAAAGCTGCGGGCGCAAATGACCATCGCCATGGAGAACCGCGAATGGAATTTGACGACCAGCCAAAAGTCTTATATTGATCCGAGGGTCTACTACAATTGGGGTCTGCAGGTTAACTATGACGTGCTGGAAAAGTATTACTCCCGCACTCTGCGCACCAAGTTTCAATGGGTAAAAGAGCAAGAATACAACGAGGACGCCGAAAAGGAAGAGGATGACGACGCGGATTAG
- a CDS encoding bifunctional response regulator/alkaline phosphatase family protein, with amino-acid sequence MSNEKKILWVDDEIELLRPHVLYLESKGYSVTTLTNAEDAVERVKVEDFDIVLLDEMLNGMDGLSALSEIKEIRPGLPIIMVTKSEEESLMEEAIGSKIDDYLTKPVNPSQILLVCKKLLEKRKIAGHILSRDYAEEFNKLSLRLMEPLDWKDWIEIHVELSEWELELDAHPELGLKQLLSDQRRACNTAFGKFIENHYKNWLYASSRPPLSVDIIGNYVLPHLKNGKRTIFLVIDALRLDQWLVLEPLLRNWFRITRDYYYSILPTATPYSRNAIFSGLFPADIERMYPQIWEEAAEEEDDQSLNRYEHMLLEELLKRLSPAHQWGIKYAKILDVKEATDVARRINEYASAPLGAIVLNFVDILAHSRSSIDLLKEMIPDEAAFRSMTRAWFEHSAIFQALQHLAEHENTVVITSDHGSIRGLRGAKVIGDRRTSTSLRYKYGKNIKADPKQALIIPNPAEYRLPSRGINSNYIIAKEDFYFVYPTNYHYYLNYYADSFQHGGISLEEMILPVVTLEPK; translated from the coding sequence ATGAGCAACGAAAAGAAAATACTTTGGGTTGACGACGAGATCGAGCTGCTGCGGCCGCACGTTCTCTATTTGGAAAGTAAAGGCTACTCGGTCACCACATTGACGAACGCCGAGGACGCAGTCGAGCGCGTGAAGGTTGAAGATTTCGATATTGTGCTCCTCGACGAGATGCTGAACGGCATGGACGGCCTCTCCGCCTTGTCCGAAATCAAAGAAATACGCCCCGGCCTGCCGATCATTATGGTGACCAAGAGCGAAGAAGAGTCGCTGATGGAAGAAGCCATCGGCTCTAAAATTGACGATTATTTGACCAAGCCCGTCAATCCGAGCCAAATTTTGCTCGTCTGCAAAAAGCTTTTGGAAAAACGCAAGATCGCCGGCCATATCCTAAGTCGCGATTACGCGGAAGAATTCAACAAGCTTTCCCTCAGGCTTATGGAGCCGCTCGACTGGAAGGACTGGATTGAAATCCACGTCGAGTTGTCCGAGTGGGAATTGGAGCTGGATGCTCATCCCGAGTTGGGACTTAAGCAGCTGCTTTCAGATCAGCGCCGCGCCTGCAATACTGCATTCGGCAAATTCATCGAAAATCACTATAAAAACTGGCTCTACGCTTCCAGCCGGCCGCCGCTTTCGGTCGACATCATCGGGAACTATGTCCTGCCCCACCTGAAGAACGGCAAGAGGACCATCTTTTTGGTCATCGATGCCCTTCGCCTCGATCAATGGCTCGTTTTAGAGCCGTTGCTGCGGAATTGGTTCAGGATTACGCGCGATTACTATTACTCGATTTTGCCGACTGCTACCCCCTATTCGCGAAACGCAATTTTCAGCGGTCTTTTTCCGGCAGACATTGAACGCATGTATCCGCAGATTTGGGAAGAGGCAGCCGAAGAGGAAGATGATCAAAGCCTCAATCGATATGAGCATATGCTGCTCGAAGAATTGTTAAAGCGGCTCTCCCCTGCCCATCAGTGGGGGATCAAATACGCTAAAATTTTGGATGTCAAGGAAGCGACGGACGTGGCGCGGCGTATCAATGAGTACGCTTCGGCGCCGCTCGGTGCGATTGTATTGAATTTTGTCGATATTTTGGCTCACTCGCGCAGTTCGATCGATCTTTTGAAAGAAATGATTCCCGATGAAGCCGCCTTTCGGTCCATGACTCGCGCCTGGTTCGAGCATTCGGCCATTTTTCAGGCGCTGCAGCATTTGGCGGAGCACGAAAACACTGTGGTCATCACCTCGGATCACGGCAGCATCCGCGGCCTGCGCGGCGCCAAAGTGATCGGCGACCGCCGAACGTCGACCAGTCTGCGCTACAAGTACGGCAAAAACATCAAGGCCGATCCGAAGCAGGCATTGATTATCCCGAATCCGGCAGAGTACCGCCTGCCATCGCGCGGCATCAATTCTAATTACATTATTGCCAAAGAGGATTTCTATTTTGTCTATCCGACGAATTACCATTACTATCTCAACTATTACGCCGACAGCTTTCAGCACGGCGGCATCTCTCTAGAAGAAATGATTCTTCCGGTGGTCACTTTGGAGCCGAAATGA
- the tsaE gene encoding tRNA (adenosine(37)-N6)-threonylcarbamoyltransferase complex ATPase subunit type 1 TsaE, with the protein MNHDVFIKTGTLLFEHLTRSEEETRQIATDFAGRLQRGDVVCVSGELGAGKTTFIQGICRALGVKDAVTSPTFTLINEYCGRLPIYHFDFYRIDSEKEALDLGIEDYFYRDGVCLLEWPERILGLLPEKFYMVQLEWNPELEARSRLIKIFWQE; encoded by the coding sequence ATGAATCATGATGTGTTTATAAAGACTGGGACTCTGCTTTTCGAACATTTAACACGCTCAGAGGAAGAAACGCGTCAAATCGCTACTGATTTCGCCGGACGGCTGCAGCGCGGCGATGTGGTCTGCGTTTCGGGCGAATTGGGTGCCGGCAAGACGACGTTTATTCAAGGAATTTGCCGTGCTTTGGGCGTAAAGGACGCCGTGACCAGCCCGACTTTCACGCTTATCAACGAATACTGTGGGCGGTTACCGATCTATCATTTCGATTTCTATCGCATTGATTCCGAAAAAGAAGCCTTGGATTTGGGCATCGAGGATTATTTTTACAGGGACGGCGTATGCCTTCTGGAGTGGCCGGAGCGCATTCTCGGCCTCCTACCCGAAAAGTTTTACATGGTACAGCTGGAATGGAACCCCGAGCTGGAGGCAAGAAGCCGTCTAATAAAAATATTTTGGCAGGAATGA
- the tsaB gene encoding tRNA (adenosine(37)-N6)-threonylcarbamoyltransferase complex dimerization subunit type 1 TsaB, translating to MNLLAIETSAQICAAALFLEGHLAAECRTNLKNAHASVLFHQIETVLHMAKTTASELSAVAVSIGPGSFTGLRIGLAAAKGLALAREIPLIGVPSLEAMVWRLPPVDQTIYVLRKSRADEYYLADYRFIGGKPQSIGKIQLLRGADLAAEFTGPCLIILDADGEAVKLPENCRVIPNFLPSAEAVGLAALPRFAAGDFMDLDASEPFYLQDFIAGKPRPLEATANAHT from the coding sequence ATGAACCTATTAGCCATCGAAACTTCAGCGCAAATCTGCGCGGCGGCGCTTTTTCTTGAAGGACATTTGGCTGCCGAGTGCCGAACCAATCTCAAAAACGCTCATGCATCCGTTCTCTTTCATCAGATCGAAACGGTACTGCATATGGCTAAAACGACTGCTTCTGAGCTTTCCGCCGTGGCTGTAAGCATCGGGCCGGGCTCTTTTACCGGGCTTAGAATCGGCCTGGCGGCTGCAAAGGGGCTGGCGTTAGCCCGCGAAATTCCGTTGATCGGGGTTCCTTCGCTTGAGGCGATGGTCTGGCGGCTTCCTCCGGTTGATCAAACGATTTATGTCCTCCGAAAATCTCGCGCAGACGAATACTATCTTGCCGACTACCGATTTATAGGAGGAAAGCCGCAATCGATAGGAAAAATTCAACTGCTTCGCGGAGCGGATCTTGCTGCAGAGTTTACCGGCCCGTGCCTCATCATCCTCGATGCAGATGGCGAGGCTGTAAAACTGCCGGAAAACTGTCGAGTAATTCCAAATTTTTTGCCTTCGGCTGAAGCGGTCGGTTTGGCGGCGCTTCCCCGTTTTGCCGCAGGCGACTTTATGGACCTCGATGCAAGTGAACCGTTCTATCTGCAGGACTTTATTGCCGGCAAACCCAGGCCGCTGGAAGCGACTGCGAATGCTCACACTTAA
- the rimI gene encoding ribosomal protein S18-alanine N-acetyltransferase, protein MLTLKPIEQTFIFNGCQARIRPMVEADLDAVVAMEEESFTDPWSREAFQYELSEGKSTAYVVVLENGTVVAYIVYRILFDEMHILNLAVAQAYRRRGIAYNLLNFFIERAKEEGLTFLYLEVRESNASAINLYKKIGFQVIGRRKFYYFHPQEDALVMAKKL, encoded by the coding sequence ATGCTCACACTTAAGCCGATAGAACAAACTTTTATTTTTAACGGTTGCCAAGCCCGCATTCGTCCTATGGTCGAAGCAGACCTGGATGCGGTTGTGGCAATGGAAGAAGAGTCTTTTACCGACCCTTGGAGCAGAGAGGCGTTTCAATACGAGTTGTCCGAAGGAAAATCGACTGCCTATGTTGTTGTGCTCGAAAATGGAACCGTTGTCGCTTATATTGTCTATCGCATTCTTTTTGACGAGATGCACATTTTGAACCTCGCCGTGGCGCAGGCGTATCGTCGTCGAGGTATTGCATATAATTTGTTGAATTTTTTTATTGAGCGGGCAAAGGAAGAAGGATTGACTTTTCTTTACCTGGAAGTTCGTGAATCGAATGCCTCGGCGATCAACCTATACAAAAAGATCGGCTTTCAAGTCATCGGCAGACGAAAGTTTTACTACTTTCATCCGCAGGAAGATGCCTTGGTGATGGCGAAAAAGCTTTAA
- the accD gene encoding acetyl-CoA carboxylase, carboxyltransferase subunit beta yields MSWFKREKAGITVTDKKALPDGLWIKCENCGEVLYKKELERQYSVCSKCGFHFRITCNEYIALICDEGSFVETFANIRSADPLKFKDSERYIDRIKKAMQKTGMTEAVKTGTAAINGIPVVLGVMDFRFVGGSMGSVVGEKIARATMLALEKRLPLIIVSASGGARMQESAYSLMQMAKTSARLAMLAEARLPYISILTHPTTGGVTASFSMLGDVILAEPGALIGFAGPRVIKQTIGQDLPEGFQRAEFLLEHGFIDAVIHRKELKQTLYSLLTFFLDEAAYHQN; encoded by the coding sequence ATGAGTTGGTTTAAAAGAGAAAAAGCCGGCATAACGGTAACGGACAAAAAGGCATTGCCGGACGGACTATGGATCAAATGCGAAAACTGCGGCGAGGTGCTCTACAAGAAAGAGCTGGAGCGTCAGTATTCCGTCTGCAGCAAGTGCGGATTTCATTTCCGCATAACCTGCAACGAGTATATTGCGTTGATCTGCGATGAGGGCAGTTTTGTTGAAACGTTTGCCAACATTCGTTCGGCAGATCCCTTAAAGTTCAAGGATTCGGAGCGCTATATCGACCGCATTAAAAAAGCCATGCAAAAGACAGGCATGACCGAGGCCGTCAAGACCGGAACGGCTGCCATTAACGGTATTCCCGTGGTTTTGGGCGTGATGGACTTTCGTTTTGTCGGCGGCAGCATGGGCTCCGTGGTTGGGGAAAAAATTGCCCGCGCAACGATGTTGGCGCTCGAAAAGCGCCTGCCGCTGATTATCGTCTCTGCTTCCGGCGGCGCGCGGATGCAGGAATCAGCTTATTCGCTGATGCAGATGGCCAAAACCTCGGCGCGACTGGCCATGCTGGCCGAGGCGCGCTTACCTTACATCTCGATTCTTACCCACCCGACCACCGGCGGCGTCACGGCAAGCTTTTCTATGCTGGGCGATGTGATTTTGGCAGAGCCCGGCGCTCTAATCGGTTTTGCCGGCCCGCGGGTCATCAAACAGACCATCGGTCAGGACCTTCCGGAAGGATTTCAGCGCGCCGAATTTTTGTTGGAGCACGGCTTTATCGATGCGGTGATCCATCGCAAAGAACTCAAACAGACTCTTTACTCCCTCCTGACTTTTTTCCTGGATGAAGCGGCGTATCATCAAAATTAA